The Diabrotica virgifera virgifera chromosome 10, PGI_DIABVI_V3a genome has a window encoding:
- the LOC126893012 gene encoding uncharacterized protein LOC126893012 yields MPLTREQQLEIRSAADVSIKQLCQDQTFIKSIVDSVSAGIVQILNSKLDVYEKKIDDLKTEITKIKTDHEVEIQTIKASLIDLNKKGDSFDMIKITTELNQIKRKESNILIFGVPETEIHLQAYIENMFTAISMNRNPQLNGLHVSRLGLQPSANSNKCRPIKVTFPNSNQVTNFLKLNPKLKSLDCYKNIYMRSDQTVMQREYTSKIKKELSDRLAAESWLREGVRSSELFPEDTYTVYRKDRSFGKFGGGVIFAVNNNVCHSEQHSVVFPIEKIDVLCVKVFKTNIKPIFFITVYIPPNVTFSEYSDFFDYIETFHETHEVVLIGDFNLTDLAAYYVNNSQITPLINRFVQLLNYTDSVQCNKIKNIHGKILDLIVTPSVFSCEVTPEVNALVPIDYHHPALTCYFPYEVKEDEYFVPNQKRLNFRKYNVNKFNKLLTEMDWSHLKHFSDVDSAVDSFSLSLQEIIDKCVPLSSTRSQKYPAWFTSEIIAKVKRKHHYLRMYRRSKYCFYLQRAKDLRRTIKLEIQLEYKKFIERSQNSFKSDARQFWNFVNAKNNKSRIPGLMKYGSDKFTTSQDIVNAFANFFKSVYISDSNSSPSVTSYFNYNPSSYFNIGKITSNDIIEGAKKLKNKFSCGPDNFPVSILKCHVESFIEPLVMPDEVMESIAKRQLQ; encoded by the exons ATGCCATTAACCAGGGAACAGCAACTTGAAATAAGAAGTGCGGCCGACGTATCTATTAAACAACTTTGTCAAGATCAAACTTTTATTAAATCCATCGTCGATAGTGTTTCTGCTGGTATAGTGCAAATTTTAAATAGCAAACTTGATGTTTATGAGAAAAAGATCGACGACCTAAAAactgaaataacaaaaataaaaactgacCACGAAGTCGAAATACAGACAATTAAGGCAAGCCTAATTGACTTAAACAAAAAAGGGGATTCCTTTGATATGATAAAAATAACGACAGAGTTGaaccaaattaaaagaaaagaaagtaatattttaatatttggtGTTCCTGAAACTGAAATTCATTTGCAAGCTTATATTGAAAATATGTTTACAGCTATATCAATGAATCGAAATCCGCAATTAAATGGTTTACATGTTTCCCGTTTAGGTCTACAACCGTCAGCCAACTCAAATAAATGTCGTCCAATTAAAGTTACGTTTCCGAATAGTAATCAagtgactaattttttaaagctaaATCCCAAACTCAAATCATTAGACTGTTATAAGAATATATATATGAGGTCAGATCAAACTGTTATGCAACGTGAGTATACTTCAAAAATCAAAAAGGAACTTAGCGATCGTTTGGCAGCAG AATCTTGGCTTCGAGAAGGAGTACGCAGTAGTGAACTATTTCCTGAAGACACCTACACAGTTTATCGTAAAGATCGAAGTTTTGGCAAGTTTGGAGGAGGAGTGATTTTTGCTGTAAATAATAACGTGTGTCATTCAGAACAACATAGTGTAGTGTTTCCTATAGAAAAAATTGATGTTTTATGTGTTAAAGTTTTCAAAACCAATATCAAACCAATCTTCTTTATAACAGTTTATATCCCACCTAACGTGACATTTAGTGAGTATTCTGATTTTTTTGACTATATTGAAACTTTCCATGAAACTCATGAGGTCGTTTTGATTGgagattttaatttaacagatctTGCGGCATATTATGTTAATAATAGTCAAATAACTCCTTTAATTAATAGATTTGTTCAACTATTAAACTATACAGATTCTGTACaatgtaacaaaataaaaaatatacatggaaagatattagatttgattgTAACACCGTCAGTTTTTAGTTGCGAAGTTACACCTGAAGTCAATGCCTTAGTTCCTATTGATTATCATCATCCTGCTTTAACTTGTTATTTTCCGTATGAAGTCAAAGAAGATGAATATTTTGTTCCGAATCAGAAACgtcttaattttagaaaatataacgtaaataaatttaataaacttttaaCCGAAATGGACTGGAgtcatttaaaacatttttcagatgtaGATTCTGCTGTAGATTCGTTTAGTTTGTCTCTCCAAGAAATTATAGATAAATGTGTTCCACTTAGTTCAACTAGATCTCAAAAATATCCAGCATGGTTTACATCTGAAATAATCGCCAAAGTTAAACGTAAACATCATTATCTGAGAATGTATAGACGaagtaaatattgtttttaccTCCAACGAGCTAAAGATCTCAGGAGAActattaaattagaaatacaactagaatataaaaaatttattgaaagaTCCCAAAATTCTTTTAAGTCAGATGCGAGACAATTTTGGAACTTTGTTAAtgccaaaaataataaatcacggATACCTGGTCTGATGAAATACGGTAGTGATAAGTTTACCACGAGTCAAGATATAGTAAACGCATTTGCAAACTTCTTTAAGAGTGTTTATATTTCTGATAGTAATAGCTCTCCTTCTGTTACatcttattttaattataatccAAGTTCTTACTTTAATATCGGTAAAATTACCAGTAACGATATTATAGAAGgtgcaaagaaattaaaaaataaattttcctgCGGTCCTGATAATTTTCCTGTTTCGATACTTAAATGTCACGTCGAGTCATTCATAGAACCACTTGTT